A region of the Lysobacter sp. K5869 genome:
AGCCGCTGCTGGGTTTCGGCCAGCGCGAACGAAGCGCGCCACACCTCGATCTCGCCGTGCCGCTGCGGCCTGTCGAGCTGATCCGCATCGAACCTCGCCACCCCAGGCACCAGCGCAGCCGCTGCGGCGCCTGTGCATCGGGCAGCGCGAACTCGAACGAGCCGGCGGCCCGCGCGCCCGGCGCGAGCTTGAGCGCGACCGGACTCGGCGGCGATACCGGCGCAGGTCGCGGCAACGGTTGCGCGGTGTGGCTCAGTTCGAGCGCGCCCTCGCCCGCCGCCGTCCACAGCGGCGCGCCGACCGCACCCGCGCGTTGGCGCCCGCTGGCTACGGCGTGACGGTCGCCGCGGTCGAACACGGCGAGCGCTACGTCGCCGGTGTTGCGCACGCGGTAGTTCACTCGCAGCGTGCGCTGGGTCGCGTCGTAGGCGAATTCGGCCTGTAGGGCGGCGCCCTGGCCCTTGATTTCGGTGTCGGCGGCGGACATGGCCTGCAGCGGGTTCGCGAGAAATAGGGCCAAGACGCAAACGGCAAGGACGCAGCGGCGGGAAGACGGGTTGGTTTCATCGGGACGCTCGTCTCGTCGGATGGCTTGCCGGCATCGCACAGGGCTCGAAGCGATTGGAGCGGAGAGCCTCGGGACTGAAGTCCCTCCCACACGAGCGGTGGTCGCTGCCTTAGCTCGTGCCCGCGAGGCTTTCGCCAACTCCGCCCCTTCACCCTAATCAATGCGAAGGCAGCCCGCAGTGAACGCGGGCTGCCTTCGATCCCCAAGCCGGTTGCGCGCCATGCGGATCGCGGGCGTCGCGTTTACAGGCTGTAGCTCGGCCGATCCGGCAAGCCGAGTTCGCCGCGCAGACCGTTTTCGGTCAGATGATCGGGATTGGCCGTGGTCTTGGGCGTGCCCGGATCGCCGTCGAAATCGTAGGCCGGCGCGCTGGTCTCCAGCCCCACCGCCTGACGTTCGGCATTGGGCACCTGCCCGTTGTCCGGGCCGGTGCCGCGGTAGGTGCCCTGCTGGAAGGTGCCGTTGACGCCGTTATAGGCGTGCGACATCTCGTGGTACAGCACCACCGCCGGCGCCGGGAATTCGGCCATGTGGAACGACGGGTTGTAGCTGATCTGCACGTCGCCGCCCTGGCCCGGCTTGCCGTTGACGAGGTCGGCGTCGTTGCTGAAGGTTTGGGCGTAGCCGTTTTGCTCGTTGGCCAGTTCCTTGATCGTGACGGTGTTGCCGCGCGCGGCGGCCTTGTCGAATTCGGCGAGCATGCGCTGGCCGTTCGGCGAGCTGCGCAGGAAATCGATCTCGGCGCCGACGCGCTGCTTGAACGCGTCGGAGCCTTCGATGGTCACGCCCTTGGCCACGCCGATCTCGACGTTGACCACGGTGTTGCGCGCGCCGCCGGCGGCGTTGATCAGATCGATCGCGCTTTGCGCGTACACGGTGTCGGCGCCGGACTGGTTGTCGACCGTGTCCTTGCCGGCGCCGGTGTAGACCGCGTCGTCGCCTTGGCCGCCGCGCAGGGTGTCGTCGTCGAGGCCGCCGGAGAGCATGTCGTGGCCGGCGCCGCCGTCGAGTTCGTCGTTGCCGCGGCCGCCTTCGAGGAAATCGACGCCGTCGCCGCCGAGCAGACGGTCGGCGCCGTCGCCGCCGTAGACGACATCGTCGCCGCCGCCGGCATCGAGCGCGTCGTCGCCGCTGTTGCCGAACACATCGTCGCGGCCTTCGCCGGTGGCGATGCGATCGTTGCCGAGGCCGCCGTCGACGCGGTCGTTGCCGGCGCCGGTCGTCACCGTATCGTCTCCGGCGCCGGCATCGACCACGATATTGACCTTGACGTTGGGCGCGACGGTGACGACGTCGTTGCCGTCGCCGCTGCGCAGGGTCAGTTCCTGATTCTCGGTCAGGCGCAGCGCGTACTGCTCGCCGTTGACGCCGATGTCGAGGGTGCCGTCGTCGCGCTGGGTCACGCGCACGTCGTCGTTCTTGCCGCCGGTGGTCAGCACCACTTGATCGGCGCTGACGTACTGGCGGCCGCCGCCGGCGTCGGCAAGCGTGCGTTCGCGCGCGATCGACACTTCGCCGCCCTGATGCAGCGGATCGATCTGCACCGGCTTGCCGTCGGGCGTGCTGCCCTGGGTGCGCTGCTGCGGGTTGGTCGCGCCGCCGTCGATCTCGACGGTGCCGTCTGCGGCGACCTGCGCGGCCGGCGCGGGCGCGGCCAGCAGCGACATCGGCTCGGGCGTCACCTGCCGGCTCGGGTCGGAGGCGGCCGGGTCGTTCCAATAAGCATCGGCCTGCGGCGGCGGCGCGGAGCGGGTGGCGTCGAGCGATACGGACATGAGCGGACCTGCGCGTCTGGGAAACGAAGGTCCTAGATACGCACAGGTATGGCCGGGTCCAAGCTAGCGCGGACCCCAGCTAGGGTCGGCCCCAGGCCGCGGCGGCGCCGTTCAGCGCACTTCCAATTCGTAGATGCGCGTGGCGGGATCGGCCGGATCCTGCGCGGGCTCGCTCACGTCCAGCCGCACGTAACGCGCCCAGGTCGGCGCGATGGCGTGGGTGCGCACGCTGTCGCGGTTGTCGCGCACGGACACGACCCGCCGCCAGCGCTTGCCGTCCTCGGACAACGACAAAGCGTAAGCGCGGGTGTTCATCGCCGCCGCTTCGCCGCCCGCGCCGGCGTGCTTGACCACGAACTCGCGCACCTGCCGGCGCGCTTGCAGATCGACCTGCAGCCACGCGGGTTTTTCCAGCGTGCAGAACTTGTGTTCGGTCTTGCTGCTCAAGCGTCCGTCCACCGCCTTGATCGCTTCTTCGCCCGGCTTGCAGATCGGCGAACCGGTGACCGGCCGATGCAAGGAGAAGTTTTCCGAGGCCGATGCGCTCAACGCGAACATCATCAATGCCGCCGCTGCCACACGCTTCATACCGCCTCCTGCCGTTGCGCCAACCATTCGCGTTTGCTTTCCACCGCGGTTTTGTAGCGGCCGTCGTGGCTCCAACCCGGCGGCATCAGCAGGTACAGCAGCTTGTTGCGCAGGCCCGGCGCGGCGATCACGTCGCGCAGCAGCGCGCTGAACTCGCCGAGATAGGCATCGAGAAAACTGCCGGGTTTCATCGGCCGGGTGATGCCGTATTCGATGCGGATGTCCTCGCGCTGCGGCTGGTAGGTGCCGAACGCGCGGTCCCAGATGTTGAGCAGATTGCAGAAGTTGGTGTCCATATACAGTGGGTTGCGCGCGTGGTGCACGCGATGGTGCGCGGGCGTAAGGATCCAGCGATGCAGCCGCCCCAAGCGTCCGTCCTTGAGCGCGTGTTCGCCCAGATGGATGAACTGCCCCCAGAACCCGTCGATCAGCATGATCAGCAGCAACAGCGGCGGGCTGACGCCGGCGAGGATGCAAATGCTGGTGCGCACGATGTCGGCGTACGGCGCTTCCAGGAACAGGTGCGCGTAGTTCACCGACAGGTTCATCGCGGTCGGGGCGTGGTGGGTCGAATGCAGGCACCACAGCAGCCGCACCTTGTGGGCGAGGTAGTGGTAGACGAAGTGGGCGAACTCCCAGACTACGTAACCGTAGATCAGCCCCCACCCGCTCACTTCGACCTGGAATAGCGCCAGCGGCTGCAACAGCGCGATGCACAGCGCCACCATGCCGAAGCTCAGCACCGCGCCGATCAGGCGGTTGGCGAGCATGGTCAGGAACGGAACCTTGTAGTCCTCGAGCTTGAACCGGCGCCGGGCCACCGTGCGCAGCAGCTCGTAGACCAGCAACGCCGGGATCACCGGGAACAGCAGCGCCTTGGCGCCCTCGCCGCTGAGCAGGCCGCGGTAGCCGTCGCGAGCCAGCAGCTCCAGCAAGGCGCCCAGGCCGAAGAAACCCACCAGCTCGTGCAAGGCCTGCGACCCTAGGTCCATCGGTTTTCCCGGTTTTAGATCGATCCAGGTCGAGTTAGCCAGGGCGCCGCGCGACGCTCAAGTGCTGCATGAAAAATGCGGACGAAGTTCATTAGACGCGGGGTTCGACGCATTTACGCCGCTACCCGGTCAGCGCCCCGCCGGCGGCCGCCGGCCGGCCCGCTGAGACCCAGATCGGCGCCGAAGCCGGCCGCTTCGCGCCCGTTCGACATTTGCGCTCCCGGGCCGGGCCGCTCGGGCCGGCCCCAGGGGCTGGGCGCCGACGTGCTGCATCGCAGCAGCCAGACGCGTAAAATGAGGCCCCTTTCATCCACCCGGCCCGCCCCCGCGGGCCTCAGCAGTCGGAGCACACATGGGTCTGGACCTCGTTCCCACCGGCAAGAACCCGCCGCACGAGATCAACGTCATCATCGAAATCCCGAAGGATGCCGAGCCGGTCAAGTACGAGGTCGACAAGGCCTCCGGCGCGATCTTCGTCGACCGCATCCTCTCGACCCCGATGCGTTATCCGTGCAACTACGGTTACGTCCCGCACACCGTCTGCGGCGACGGCGACCCGGCCGACGTGCTGGTCGTGCTGCCGCTGCCGCTGATCCCGGGCTCGGTGATCCGCTGCCGTCCGGTCGGCGTGCTGCGCATGAGCGACGAAGCCGGCAGCGACGAGAAGCTGCTGGCGGTGCCGGTCGACAAAGTGTTCGCCGGCTACTCGCACATCAACGACATCGCCCAGGTCAGCCCGCATTGGCTGGAGCGCATCGGCCACTTCTTCGAGCACTACAAGGACTTGGAGAAGGGCAAGTGGGTCAAGCTCGACGGTTGGGGCGGAGCCGACGAGGCCAAGCAGATCCTGGTCGAGGCGATCGAGCGTTACGCGGCCGAGGAAGACAAGCCGAAGTTCTGAGTTCGGTTTGCGCCTTCGCGACAAGAAAAAGGCCGCCCTCGGGGCGGCCTTTTTCGTTGCGCGATCGGCGTGCGGCTTCGATTGCTCCCTGTAGGAGCGGCGCGAGCCGCGACCGCGACAACTCAACTGCGATGAACGTGACGACATAGTTGCGTTGTCGCGGTCGCGGCTCGCGCCGCTCCTACAGGGGGATCGCCCGCTCTTTCGCGAACGCAAAAAACTACGGCCCCTTTTCGGGGCCGTAGTCGTCTTGCGATACCGCTAACGCTTCGATCAGAAGCGCTGGGTGTACTTCATGTACACGAAGCGACCGATGTCGAAGCTGCCGTTGTAGCTGAAGCTGCCGTTCGGCTGGCTGAACATGGTCTGGCCGGTGTGGTCGAACACGTTGTTCGCGCCGAGCGCCACGGTGGCGTTCCACGGAGTGTTGTAACGGACCTGCACGTCGTGGAAGGTGTTGCTGCCCACTTCGCGCACCGGCACCGCGCCCTTGTACGAGGAACGGTAGTTCGGGTTGTTGCATTCCGCGCCGCCGTTCAGATCGTACGCGCACTCTTCCTTCAGGCCGCCGTAGTAACGGATGCCCCAGCTCGCGCCGAAGTCGCCCCAGCTCCAGTCGGCGTTGAAGTTCGAACGCACGCGGAAGTTGCTCAGGCCGTCGGCGACCCAACCGGTGCGCTGTTCGACCGGCGTGGTGCTCTCGTTGTCGCGCTTGTATTCCAGGTAGTCGACGTAGGTCGTCTTCCAGTTGAACGAGAAGTTGCCGAAGCGGGTGTCGGCCAGGCGGTAGGAGAGGTTCAGGTCGTAACCCGCGGTCTCCTGGTAGCCGGCGTTGATCAGGTTGCGGGTCACGCCCACGACCTGGCCGTCGGTGTCGCGCACGAAGCGGTTGCACGCCGAGTTGATGCCGAGCACGTAGCAGTTGTTCAGGATCGAGGTGACGGTCTCAGCCGCGATCACGTCTTCGATCTTGATCTTCCACCAGTCCAGACCGATGTCGAAACCGCCGAACCAGCTCGGGCTGTACACGAAACCGATCGAGGTCGACTTCGAGGTTTCCGGGGTCAGCAGCGGGTTGGAACCCGACAGGAACGCGCTATCGGACTGAGCGTTCGGGCCGGTGGCCGGCTTGCCGCCCGAGGCGACCTGGCGGAAGTTCGCCGGGACGTTCGCGGCGCAGCGCGTGGCGACCTGCGGGTTGCGCACGGCCGAACCGAACAGGGTGTCGCACGGGTCGGTGTAGTTGTCGAAGCTCTCGCCGACGCCGCCGTACAGGTCGGCCACGGTCGGGGCGCGGAAGCCCGTCGCGTAGGTGCCGCGGATCAGCAGGTCGTCGAACGGCTTCCACTTCAGGCTGAACTTGCCGTTGGTGGTGTCGCCGAAGGTGTTGTAGTCGGAGTAACGGCCCGCGATGTTGAACGACAGTTCCTTCGCGAAGGTCACATCCGACAGCACCGGCACGGCCAGTTCGACGTAGAACTCGTCGAGCGAGTAGCCGCCCTGGGTTTCGCTACCGGCCAGATCGGTGCTCAGGCCCGACTGCAGCAGGGCGTCGGGCGAGTAGTGCGCCGATTCCTTGCGGTGCTCGTAACCCATCGCCAGGCCGAGGTCGCCGGCCGGCAGGGTCGCCAGCGAGCCGCTGACGTTCAAGCTGTAGACCTGGGTCTTGGTGACCGAGGTGTCGTGGGTCGGCAGGTACAGGAACTTCTGCAGATCCTTGTTGTTCAGCGAACCCGGGCCGGTCACGTCCGGACCCAGCAGCGGGTTCCACGCCAGGCAGCCGTCGATCGGGTTGGCGGCGGTGCCGCAACGCGCCACGCCGTTGGCGTCGATGAACGACGGGCCCAGGGCCTTCTCGGCGTTCGGCAGGAACAGATTGCCGGTGCCGGTCTTGGTGCCCTTGTTCTGGTTGTACAGGTAGCCCGCGTCCCAATCCCAGGTCTTACCGGCGAACTCGAACGAACCTTCCAGGCCGCCGCTGAAGCGGTAGGTGGTCAGCTCGGACTTGGTCTGACGCGGCACTTCCCAGCCACGGCGGTAGAAGTCGGCGTCGATGCCGAGCGGATTGAACGCGCTGCCGGCCTTCAGGGTCAGATCGCCGGGGTAGCGATCGCTGAAGCCGGTCGAACGGAACGGGTAGCCGGCGATCTGCTGGGTGGCTTCGCGATCCGTGTACAGGATGTCGGCCTTGGCGCGCAGATTGTCGGTGATGTCGAACTCGGCGTTGGCGAACACCGAACGACGCTCCAGACCGGTCGAGAGATACATCTGCTCGTTGGCGTTGGCCTGATCGGCCAGACCGTCGGTCGGGTGGAAGTTCGACAGCTTGGAGGTGTCGGTGGTGCCGCGGTTGGCGGTCCACGCGTTGCCGTCGGCGTCGAACAGCGTGCCCCACTGGTTGATCGCGCTCCAGCCGTTGCTGCGCACGCCGCCGTTGGCGCCGCCCAGATCCGGGTACGGATGGGCGCGGCCGTTCGGGTAGCGGGTGAAGTCGCGGTCGCGAGCGAAGACCGGATCTTCCTTGCTGTACTCGGCGCCCAAGGTGATCGAACCGCGCTCACCGGTCTGGCCGATGACGAAGTTGTAGACCTCCTTGTTGCCGTCGCCCTGGCCGTACTGGCCGAGGTAGGCGCTGCCTTCCAGACCGTCGAAACGCTTGCGGGTGATGATGTTCACCACGCCGGCGATGGCGTCGGAGCCGTACAGCGCGGAGGCGCCGTCGGTCAGCACTTCGATGCGCTCGACGATCGAGCTCGGGATCGAAGCCAAGTCGGAATAGCCGCTGGAGCTGATGCCCATGCGCTTGCCGTCGATCAGCACCAGGGTGCGCTGCGGACCGAGGTTGCGCAGGTCGACGTACTGGCCGCCCACGTCTTCGCCCGAAGCGAGCGCGTCGGCGCGCGAGATCGCCGGCGAACCGGTGGCGGTGATGTTCTGGACGATGTCGGCGACGGAGGTGAAACCCTGCTTCTGGATTTCGGCGCGCGACATGGTGACGACGGGCTGCGACGTCTCCAGGTTGGCCTGGCGGATGCGCGAGCCCGTCACCTCGATGCGATCGAGAGTGGTCGGGTTCTTGGAGGCATCGGCTTCCTGGGCGCCGGCGATCGCCGGGACCAGAGCGGACACTAACGCTGCAGCGATGGCGGACGGCAGAACGCCGTACCGCGCCGCGGGGCGCAGACTACGATGGTTCATCTATCTCTCTCCAGTAATCTCGTTATAGGCGTGTTAAAACGCCTTGCAAAAGTACGGCCCAACCTCCCGCACTGCTTTGCGGTTGCCGCCGGGAGACTTTGCGCAGTCGGTCGTAGAGGCCACTGTCATCGCGCGGAAAGCTTCGCGTCGCGCGCATTAAATGTGATGAATTCCAGGTGTTTTTGACCGTTTTCGCGCTGCGCTCGCGACCGCGATGCGAGTGCGCGAACGTTTTGCTTTGCGTTGTCTGCGATCTTGCCGAATCGGCATCGATGCTTTGCATCGTTCCTTTGCACAACGAGCTAAATCGCGGCGAAGCCGCTGATTTACGGTGTTTGCTCCGCATACGCATGGGCGGCGATACGTATCGAAACGTCGCGGCGTTGCGGATTCGTCGGTCGCCGATGCGATGCGTATGGCGCCTATACATACTTATAAAAGGTGTGCGCGGCGCGGTTCGTGGATTGCTCGGCTGCATGCGTTCGCGCGGCGACTGATGCCGCACAACTGAACGACTCGTTCAGTTGTGCGTATTCGCGATGCGTCGTCCATCGAAACCTCGATGCGCGCCGGTAAGAGATGAGAAGCGAGCGATGTCCGCGCATCGATGCGCGAAGCGTTCGACACTTTCGAGACTGAACGATTCGTTCAGTTGCGCGCATTCGTGGCGGATCGTCCGTCGAGGCGTCGGCGCGCATCGCTAAGAGATAAGGAGTGATCGCTGTTCGCTCATCGCTGCGCCAAGCATTCGGCGCTTTCGATACTGAACGATTCGTTCAGTTGCATGCATTCGCGACGGATCGTCCATTGAGGCGTCGACGCGCACCGCTAAGAGATAAGGAGCGATCGCTGTTCGCGCATCGATACGCGAAGCAGCCGACGCTATCGATACTGAACGACTCGTTCATGCGCACATGCATGCGGCGCATGCGTTGCGTACTCGCGGCGCACGAAGGCGAACGACGGGCATGCATGCCATCGCGACCGCCGCGCCACGCGCGACGAAGCGCCAACGCACAGCCGAAGCGATGCGGACCGTCGAAGAGATGGGGAAGAAAAGACGCGTCCGCTCCCGCACGGATCCGGCGCCGCCGCGCGGCGACGCCGGCCGAGTGCCGCCGAGGCTCGGCTGCGCGCGGTGCGCGCAGTCGAAACCTCGGCGTTGCTGCGGGTAGTACGGAGTCCGGCCTGTTGGGGGAGGCGGCTGGCGGTATCGGCCTGGCGGTGGTCCCTGATCGATGCGGCGGATCGGGGCGGGCCGGATACGGCGGGCTCGGAGAGTGCGTTTACTGCTTTACGAATGTCGCTTCGGATC
Encoded here:
- a CDS encoding M91 family zinc metallopeptidase; this encodes MSVSLDATRSAPPPQADAYWNDPAASDPSRQVTPEPMSLLAAPAPAAQVAADGTVEIDGGATNPQQRTQGSTPDGKPVQIDPLHQGGEVSIARERTLADAGGGRQYVSADQVVLTTGGKNDDVRVTQRDDGTLDIGVNGEQYALRLTENQELTLRSGDGNDVVTVAPNVKVNIVVDAGAGDDTVTTGAGNDRVDGGLGNDRIATGEGRDDVFGNSGDDALDAGGGDDVVYGGDGADRLLGGDGVDFLEGGRGNDELDGGAGHDMLSGGLDDDTLRGGQGDDAVYTGAGKDTVDNQSGADTVYAQSAIDLINAAGGARNTVVNVEIGVAKGVTIEGSDAFKQRVGAEIDFLRSSPNGQRMLAEFDKAAARGNTVTIKELANEQNGYAQTFSNDADLVNGKPGQGGDVQISYNPSFHMAEFPAPAVVLYHEMSHAYNGVNGTFQQGTYRGTGPDNGQVPNAERQAVGLETSAPAYDFDGDPGTPKTTANPDHLTENGLRGELGLPDRPSYSL
- the ppa gene encoding inorganic diphosphatase produces the protein MGLDLVPTGKNPPHEINVIIEIPKDAEPVKYEVDKASGAIFVDRILSTPMRYPCNYGYVPHTVCGDGDPADVLVVLPLPLIPGSVIRCRPVGVLRMSDEAGSDEKLLAVPVDKVFAGYSHINDIAQVSPHWLERIGHFFEHYKDLEKGKWVKLDGWGGADEAKQILVEAIERYAAEEDKPKF
- a CDS encoding discoidin domain-containing protein, which encodes MKRVAAAALMMFALSASASENFSLHRPVTGSPICKPGEEAIKAVDGRLSSKTEHKFCTLEKPAWLQVDLQARRQVREFVVKHAGAGGEAAAMNTRAYALSLSEDGKRWRRVVSVRDNRDSVRTHAIAPTWARYVRLDVSEPAQDPADPATRIYELEVR
- a CDS encoding sterol desaturase family protein, giving the protein MDLGSQALHELVGFFGLGALLELLARDGYRGLLSGEGAKALLFPVIPALLVYELLRTVARRRFKLEDYKVPFLTMLANRLIGAVLSFGMVALCIALLQPLALFQVEVSGWGLIYGYVVWEFAHFVYHYLAHKVRLLWCLHSTHHAPTAMNLSVNYAHLFLEAPYADIVRTSICILAGVSPPLLLLIMLIDGFWGQFIHLGEHALKDGRLGRLHRWILTPAHHRVHHARNPLYMDTNFCNLLNIWDRAFGTYQPQREDIRIEYGITRPMKPGSFLDAYLGEFSALLRDVIAAPGLRNKLLYLLMPPGWSHDGRYKTAVESKREWLAQRQEAV
- a CDS encoding TonB-dependent receptor is translated as MSALVPAIAGAQEADASKNPTTLDRIEVTGSRIRQANLETSQPVVTMSRAEIQKQGFTSVADIVQNITATGSPAISRADALASGEDVGGQYVDLRNLGPQRTLVLIDGKRMGISSSGYSDLASIPSSIVERIEVLTDGASALYGSDAIAGVVNIITRKRFDGLEGSAYLGQYGQGDGNKEVYNFVIGQTGERGSITLGAEYSKEDPVFARDRDFTRYPNGRAHPYPDLGGANGGVRSNGWSAINQWGTLFDADGNAWTANRGTTDTSKLSNFHPTDGLADQANANEQMYLSTGLERRSVFANAEFDITDNLRAKADILYTDREATQQIAGYPFRSTGFSDRYPGDLTLKAGSAFNPLGIDADFYRRGWEVPRQTKSELTTYRFSGGLEGSFEFAGKTWDWDAGYLYNQNKGTKTGTGNLFLPNAEKALGPSFIDANGVARCGTAANPIDGCLAWNPLLGPDVTGPGSLNNKDLQKFLYLPTHDTSVTKTQVYSLNVSGSLATLPAGDLGLAMGYEHRKESAHYSPDALLQSGLSTDLAGSETQGGYSLDEFYVELAVPVLSDVTFAKELSFNIAGRYSDYNTFGDTTNGKFSLKWKPFDDLLIRGTYATGFRAPTVADLYGGVGESFDNYTDPCDTLFGSAVRNPQVATRCAANVPANFRQVASGGKPATGPNAQSDSAFLSGSNPLLTPETSKSTSIGFVYSPSWFGGFDIGLDWWKIKIEDVIAAETVTSILNNCYVLGINSACNRFVRDTDGQVVGVTRNLINAGYQETAGYDLNLSYRLADTRFGNFSFNWKTTYVDYLEYKRDNESTTPVEQRTGWVADGLSNFRVRSNFNADWSWGDFGASWGIRYYGGLKEECAYDLNGGAECNNPNYRSSYKGAVPVREVGSNTFHDVQVRYNTPWNATVALGANNVFDHTGQTMFSQPNGSFSYNGSFDIGRFVYMKYTQRF